DNA from Halorarum salinum:
CCAGGCCGTCTGGAAGACGAGCGAGGCCGACCCGGCCGTCTCCCAGTCGACGTGGTCGGGCACCGGAACGAGGTTGTCCTCGGGCACCGCGGCGAGCTCGGAGTGGACGCCGCGCTGGTGCTCGCCGATGATGCTGTAGCGGACGCACATCGACTCCTCGCCGTCCCGGCAGAACTCGCAGACGCCACAGGAGACGCCCGCGCTGACGGCGACGTGGTCGCCCTCCTCGAAGCGGGTGACGCCCGCGCCGACCTCCCGCACGACGCCCGCCCCGTCGCTGCCGGGGACGTGTGGCATCTCCAGGTCGACGCCCGGCAGCCCCCGCCGGGTCCAGACGTCCAGGTGGTTCAGCGCGCCGGCCTTCACGTCCACGAGCGCCTCGTCGCGACCGGGTTCCGGGTCGGGGAACTCGTCGTACTCGATGACGTCGCGGTCGCCGTGCCGGGCGAACTGGACTGCCTTCATGGCTCGGACTGGCACGGCCGGGAACAAAACCCTACCCCCCGCGCCGGGATGGTCGGTCGGCGGGGGACGACGTCGGCGCGAAGGCGCGGGGGGACGGGCACCCGTGTCGATCGGTCGGTGGAGGGCCGTCGTCGCGGGCCTGCGGAGGAACGCTCTCCCGCGGCAGTCATCACTTCACCGACCGGGAAGCGTCCCGCCGCGCGGGAACCCGCCCGTCGCGGCGGGGACGGAACGGAACACAAATGACCGTGGCCCGAAACGGACCTCCCGAATGTCGTCCCCCGACGCGGCCGAGGTCGCCCCGGTGCTCGCCAGGCGGCGCGAGTGCCTCCGGGCGCTGACGGACGGACCGGTCCGCAAACGCGACCTCGTCGACTCGCTGGACATGCCGCGCACCACGCTCGACCGCGCGGTGCGGGAGTTGACGGAGGCCGGCCTGGTAGAGCGCGTTTCCGGCGCGGTACGCGCGACCGGGTTCGGCCGCGAGGCGCTCGCGGCGGCCGACGAGTACAGGGACACGCTCGACGGGCTGGCGGACGCGTCGCCCCTCCTCGACGCGCTTCCCGCCGCCACCCCGCTGGGCGCCGCGTTCCTCCGCGGCGCGAGGGTCAGCGTCGCGACCCCGCCTGCGCCCGACCGGGTCGTCGACGACCTGTTCGACTCCGTGGCCGACGCGGACTCCGTTCGCGGCGTCGCGCCGGCCGCGCTCGCCGGCCACATGGCGTCGTTCCGCGAACACGCGAGTTCGGACGGGGCGGTGCCCGAACTGCACGTGACGCCCGCCGTCCTCCGGCAGGTCGTGGAGGTCCGCGGCGGGGCGGCCGTCGAATCGCTCCGGCGCGGCGAACTCGACCTCCTGAGCGGCCCCGTCCCGTTCGACTTCGGGCTCTGGCTCGCGGACGACGCGGAGGCCGGCGTCGTCGTCTACACCGACACCGGGATCCGGGGCGTCGCGGTGAACGACGCCGGGGAGGCGCTCGCGTGGGCCCGCGAGCAGTACGAACGCGTCGCCGAGCGTGGCGAGGCAGTCGCCCCCGAGCACGTCGCCGACATGCTCGACGAGGATCGGCACGGCGCTTCCCCGGAGTGATCGACCGACGCGTCGCTTTTTGTGCGCCCCTCACCAACGGCGAGCCATGAGCGACCACGGGGGCCACGGCCACCACGACGGCCACGATGACGACGACCACGGCCACGACCACCACGATCACGG
Protein-coding regions in this window:
- a CDS encoding helix-turn-helix transcriptional regulator, with amino-acid sequence MSSPDAAEVAPVLARRRECLRALTDGPVRKRDLVDSLDMPRTTLDRAVRELTEAGLVERVSGAVRATGFGREALAAADEYRDTLDGLADASPLLDALPAATPLGAAFLRGARVSVATPPAPDRVVDDLFDSVADADSVRGVAPAALAGHMASFREHASSDGAVPELHVTPAVLRQVVEVRGGAAVESLRRGELDLLSGPVPFDFGLWLADDAEAGVVVYTDTGIRGVAVNDAGEALAWAREQYERVAERGEAVAPEHVADMLDEDRHGASPE